One window of the Pelmatolapia mariae isolate MD_Pm_ZW linkage group LG15, Pm_UMD_F_2, whole genome shotgun sequence genome contains the following:
- the LOC134643488 gene encoding rho-related GTP-binding protein RhoB, with the protein MADIRKKLVVVGDGACGKTCLLIVFSKDEFPEVYVPTVFETYVADIEVDNKQVQLALWDTAGQEDYDRLRPLSYPDTDVILMCFSVDSPDSLENIPEKWVPEVKHFCPNVPIILVANKKDLRNDENVKNELSRLKLEPVKTEEGRAMATRIGAYDYLECSAKTKEGIWEVFETATRAALQKRQTTPGGCFKCCVLM; encoded by the coding sequence ATGGCAGACATACGAAAGAAACTTGTCGTGGTGGGCGACGGTGCATGTGGGAAAACATGTCTACTGATAGTATTCAGCAAAGACGAGTTTCCAGAAGTGTATGTCCCGACTGTGTTTGAGACGTACGTGGCGGACATAGAAGTGGATAACAAGCAAGTCCAGCTGGCTTTGTGGGACACAGCCGGACAAGAGGACTACGACCGGCTGCGGCCGCTCTCCTATCCGGACACCGACGTCATTCTGATGTGCTTCTCGGTGGACAGCCCGGACTCGTTGGAAAACATCCCTGAAAAGTGGGTCCCTGAAGTGAAACACTTTTGCCCGAATGTACCCATCATATTAGTGGCCAACAAGAAGGATCTCCGCAACGACGAGAACGTGAAGAATGAGCTGTCTCGGTTGAAGCTGGAGCCAGTGAAAACAGAGGAGGGCCGGGCCATGGCCACGCGCATTGGCGCATATGACTATTTGGAGTGCTCAGCTAAAACCAAGGAGGGGATCTGGGAAGTATTTGAAACGGCAACACGGGCAGCTTTACAGAAACGACAAACAACCCCAGGTGGCTGTTTCAAATGCTGTGTTTTGATGTGA